One Sanguibacter keddieii DSM 10542 genomic window carries:
- a CDS encoding ABC transporter ATP-binding protein, whose product MITLQHVVKTYGDVHALGPVDLEIPAGGVTALVGPNGAGKSTMLTIVGRLLGADTGTVTVGGLDVVTSRPRDLARRLAILRQENHFVARLTVRQLVRLGRFPHSQGRSTPQDEEAVDTALGFLDLLDLQGRYLDELSGGQRQRAYVAMVLAQETEYVLLDEPLNNLDMQHAVSMMARLRRAADELGKTVVLVVHDINFAAAYADRIVAMTEGTVRYVGTPAEIMTTEILSEVFSTPVAVVDGPGHPLAVYYRP is encoded by the coding sequence GTGATCACGCTCCAGCACGTCGTCAAGACCTATGGCGACGTCCACGCCCTCGGGCCCGTCGACCTCGAGATCCCCGCCGGCGGGGTCACCGCGCTCGTGGGCCCCAACGGCGCCGGGAAGTCCACGATGCTCACCATCGTCGGGCGGCTGCTCGGCGCCGACACCGGGACGGTCACGGTCGGCGGGCTCGACGTCGTCACCTCGCGCCCGCGCGACCTCGCGCGGAGGCTCGCGATCCTGCGGCAGGAGAACCACTTCGTCGCGAGGCTCACCGTCCGTCAGCTGGTCCGCCTGGGCAGGTTCCCGCACTCCCAGGGCCGCAGCACCCCGCAGGACGAGGAGGCCGTCGACACCGCGCTCGGGTTCCTCGACCTGCTCGACCTGCAGGGCAGGTACCTCGACGAGCTGTCCGGCGGGCAGCGCCAGCGCGCCTACGTCGCGATGGTCCTCGCGCAGGAGACCGAGTACGTGCTGCTCGACGAGCCGCTCAACAACCTCGACATGCAGCACGCCGTGTCCATGATGGCGAGGCTGCGGCGCGCCGCGGACGAGCTCGGCAAGACGGTGGTCCTCGTGGTCCACGACATCAACTTCGCCGCCGCCTACGCCGACAGGATCGTCGCGATGACCGAGGGCACCGTCCGGTACGTCGGGACACCGGCGGAGATCATGACCACCGAGATCCTCTCGGAGGTGTTCTCGACCCCCGTGGCCGTCGTCGACGGACCCGGCCACCCGCTCGCGGTGTACTACCGACCGTGA
- a CDS encoding methionine ABC transporter permease: protein MTDWSQLGPRLWTALGETMQMVSATMLLGGFVGLLIGLGLYTTRKGNLLSNPVVFNVLNVIVNFVRPIPFIIFVTAIRPVTYEVTGATIGVQAVILPMTLMAAVAFARIVEQNLVALDPGVVEAARAMGASRFRIIWSVLIPEALAPLILGYTFLFVGVIDMSAMAGAIGGGGLGDFALRFGYQKFNDEVTWVAVLVIVAIVQVAQYLGNWLAKKALHR from the coding sequence ATGACCGACTGGTCCCAGCTCGGCCCCCGCCTGTGGACGGCGCTCGGCGAGACCATGCAGATGGTCTCGGCCACGATGCTGCTCGGCGGGTTCGTCGGCCTCCTCATCGGCCTCGGCCTCTACACGACGCGCAAGGGCAACCTGCTGTCCAACCCCGTCGTGTTCAACGTCCTCAACGTGATCGTCAACTTCGTGCGGCCGATCCCGTTCATCATCTTCGTCACGGCCATCCGCCCGGTCACCTACGAGGTGACCGGCGCGACCATCGGCGTCCAGGCAGTCATCCTGCCGATGACCCTCATGGCGGCGGTCGCCTTCGCGCGCATCGTCGAGCAGAACCTCGTCGCCCTCGACCCGGGCGTCGTCGAGGCGGCCCGCGCGATGGGTGCCTCACGGTTCCGGATCATCTGGTCGGTGCTCATCCCCGAGGCGCTCGCCCCACTGATCCTCGGCTACACCTTCCTGTTCGTCGGCGTCATCGACATGTCGGCGATGGCCGGTGCGATCGGTGGTGGAGGTCTCGGAGACTTCGCGCTGCGCTTCGGGTACCAGAAGTTCAACGACGAGGTCACCTGGGTGGCGGTGCTCGTCATCGTGGCGATCGTCCAGGTCGCCCAGTACCTGGGCAACTGGCTGGCCAAGAAGGCCCTGCACCGCTGA
- a CDS encoding methionine ABC transporter ATP-binding protein, producing the protein MSASHTAMVRFTDVTKTFKGSSGPFNAVDGVTLDIRKGEIFGVIGYSGAGKSTLVRLINALETVSGGSVEVDGTDLTGRSETELRKVRAGIGMIFQQFNLLSSRTVAGNIAYPLKVAGWDRARRAARVAELLEFVGIADKAKQYPNKLSGGQKQRVGIARALATNPSILLADEATSALDPETTQDVLALLKRVNRDLGVTVVVITHEMDVVKSICDRVAVMEHGKVVESGDVYPVFADPQHRATRRFVGATVKDRPSAKVLERLRHRHPHRLVTVAVHEDGSSGGRITDVLRDNDVQGTVVFGGISEVTERPFGSLTWELAGDDAAIERCVATLRSYTDVTDLGTAANPLVDPRAEDAAAAPDPGVDGSTGTAEPGLAASAPYPVPGSTLAGSAEGGTLAPGVPRFDKPRTDGSTEGGAR; encoded by the coding sequence ATGAGCGCCAGCCACACCGCCATGGTGAGGTTCACCGACGTCACCAAGACCTTCAAGGGGAGCTCGGGACCGTTCAACGCCGTCGACGGCGTGACCCTCGACATCCGCAAGGGCGAGATCTTCGGCGTGATCGGCTACTCCGGTGCCGGCAAGTCCACGCTCGTGCGCCTCATCAACGCCCTCGAGACCGTCTCCGGCGGCTCGGTCGAGGTCGACGGCACCGACCTCACCGGCCGGTCGGAGACCGAGCTGCGCAAGGTCCGCGCCGGCATCGGCATGATCTTCCAGCAGTTCAACCTGCTCTCGTCACGGACCGTCGCGGGGAACATCGCCTACCCGCTCAAGGTGGCGGGCTGGGACCGGGCGCGGCGCGCGGCACGCGTGGCCGAGCTGCTCGAGTTCGTCGGGATCGCCGACAAGGCCAAGCAGTACCCGAACAAGCTCTCGGGCGGGCAGAAGCAGCGCGTGGGCATCGCCCGTGCGCTCGCCACCAACCCGAGCATCCTGCTGGCCGACGAGGCGACGAGCGCCCTCGACCCCGAGACCACCCAGGACGTCCTCGCGCTGCTCAAGCGCGTCAACCGCGACCTCGGCGTCACCGTCGTGGTGATCACCCACGAGATGGACGTCGTGAAGTCGATCTGCGACCGCGTGGCCGTCATGGAGCACGGCAAGGTCGTCGAGTCGGGCGACGTGTACCCCGTCTTCGCCGACCCGCAGCACCGCGCGACCCGCCGGTTCGTCGGGGCGACCGTCAAGGACCGCCCGAGCGCGAAGGTGCTCGAGCGTCTGCGGCACCGCCACCCGCACCGACTCGTCACGGTCGCCGTGCACGAGGACGGCTCCTCGGGAGGGCGCATCACCGACGTGCTGCGCGACAACGACGTGCAGGGCACCGTCGTGTTCGGCGGCATCTCCGAGGTCACCGAGCGGCCCTTCGGGTCGCTCACCTGGGAGCTGGCCGGCGACGACGCCGCGATCGAGCGCTGCGTCGCGACGCTGCGCAGCTACACGGACGTCACCGACCTCGGGACGGCGGCGAACCCGCTCGTCGACCCACGGGCCGAGGACGCCGCGGCGGCGCCGGACCCGGGGGTCGACGGCTCCACGGGCACGGCTGAGCCTGGCCTCGCTGCCAGCGCCCCCTACCCGGTGCCCGGCTCGACCCTCGCAGGCAGCGCGGAGGGCGGGACGCTCGCTCCCGGAGTGCCGAGGTTCGACAAGCCCCGGACCGACGGCTCCACCGAGGGAGGTGCGCGATGA
- a CDS encoding iron chelate uptake ABC transporter family permease subunit yields MAEATGSSPAVDVRTPGPPGPAQPLAHRAPRWRRVTRSYGARLTLVALLALAAAVGILTYANPAPPGGRGFWVIVESRAVSVGTILVVATCQGVATVIFHTVTGNRILTPSILGFDALYRVIQTSLVFFLGAGSLAAIDGLGKVAVQSLLMIVFASVLYGWLFTGTKADLHLLLLVGVVLGMGFGSLSTFMQRLLTPSEFDILSARLFGNISTSHVTYLPWGALVCVVVGTVVWRRRHVLDVVALGRETATSLGVRHQREVMLTLVLVAVLISVSTSMVGPMTFFGFVVAMLTYQLVGSSEHARTLPMVVAVAAATLLGAYFVLRHVFYAAGLISVIIELCGGLVFLLYLLRKGLR; encoded by the coding sequence GTGGCTGAGGCGACGGGCTCGTCGCCCGCGGTCGACGTGCGGACGCCAGGCCCGCCCGGTCCCGCACAGCCGCTCGCGCACCGTGCTCCCCGCTGGCGCCGGGTCACGCGGTCCTACGGCGCCCGCCTCACCCTCGTGGCCCTGCTGGCGCTCGCCGCGGCCGTCGGCATCCTCACCTACGCCAACCCCGCCCCGCCGGGGGGCCGCGGGTTCTGGGTCATCGTCGAGAGCCGCGCCGTCTCCGTCGGCACCATCCTCGTGGTCGCCACCTGCCAGGGCGTCGCCACCGTCATCTTCCACACGGTCACCGGCAACAGGATCCTCACCCCCTCGATCCTCGGCTTCGACGCGCTCTACCGCGTCATCCAGACCTCCCTCGTGTTCTTCCTCGGGGCAGGCAGCCTCGCCGCGATCGACGGGCTCGGCAAGGTCGCGGTCCAGAGCCTGCTGATGATCGTCTTCGCCTCCGTGCTCTACGGGTGGCTGTTCACCGGCACCAAGGCCGACCTGCACCTGCTGCTCCTCGTCGGCGTCGTGCTCGGCATGGGCTTCGGGTCGCTGTCGACCTTCATGCAGCGGCTGCTCACACCGAGCGAGTTCGACATCCTCTCGGCACGCCTGTTCGGCAACATCAGCACCTCGCACGTGACCTACCTGCCGTGGGGCGCGCTCGTGTGCGTGGTGGTCGGCACGGTGGTGTGGCGCCGACGGCACGTCCTCGACGTCGTCGCCCTCGGACGGGAGACCGCCACCAGCCTCGGTGTCCGCCACCAGCGCGAGGTGATGCTCACGCTCGTGCTCGTCGCGGTGCTCATCTCGGTCTCGACCTCCATGGTCGGACCGATGACCTTCTTCGGGTTCGTCGTCGCGATGCTCACCTACCAGCTCGTCGGGTCCAGCGAGCACGCACGGACCCTGCCCATGGTCGTCGCGGTGGCCGCCGCGACGCTGCTCGGCGCCTACTTCGTGCTGCGGCACGTGTTCTACGCGGCCGGCCTGATCTCGGTGATCATCGAGCTCTGCGGCGGCCTCGTGTTCCTCCTCTACCTGCTCCGGAAGGGCCTGCGGTGA
- a CDS encoding LytR C-terminal domain-containing protein, translating into MTTPDDVQRARTQRRRRKHERQALVFGLLIAFLAVSGLAAAAVYTGAVDAPFDRAFSEEETVTDQVATQPCLPDGTLPVPYQDISVRVLNATDRSGLAAQVSDALARRSFTITATETQEAKLADVRISFGSQGLAAAYTLAAQFPRANLLYDARTDASIDLAIGASFGDLVPAEEIALAPDAPMTSIDGCRSLDSLTPEPLATTDPADDATDEVPAEDPPAEEPAEG; encoded by the coding sequence ATGACTACGCCGGATGACGTCCAGCGCGCCAGAACGCAGCGCCGACGGCGCAAGCACGAGCGTCAGGCGCTCGTCTTCGGCCTGCTCATCGCCTTCTTGGCCGTCTCCGGGCTCGCGGCAGCCGCGGTCTACACGGGCGCGGTCGACGCGCCCTTCGACCGGGCGTTCAGCGAGGAGGAGACGGTCACCGACCAGGTCGCCACGCAGCCGTGCCTGCCGGACGGGACGCTCCCCGTCCCCTACCAGGACATCTCGGTGCGGGTGCTCAACGCGACGGACCGCTCCGGGCTCGCGGCCCAGGTGTCCGACGCCCTCGCGCGCCGCAGCTTCACCATCACGGCGACCGAGACGCAGGAGGCCAAGCTCGCCGACGTGCGGATCTCCTTCGGCTCGCAGGGCCTCGCGGCCGCGTACACGCTCGCCGCGCAGTTCCCCCGGGCGAACCTGCTCTACGACGCACGCACCGACGCGAGCATCGACCTCGCGATCGGCGCGAGCTTCGGGGACCTCGTCCCCGCCGAGGAGATCGCGCTGGCCCCGGACGCACCGATGACGTCGATCGACGGCTGCCGCTCGCTCGACAGCCTCACCCCGGAGCCGCTGGCCACGACCGATCCCGCGGACGACGCGACAGACGAGGTCCCGGCCGAGGACCCGCCCGCCGAGGAGCCGGCCGAGGGCTGA
- a CDS encoding alpha/beta-hydrolase family protein, whose amino-acid sequence MAAPDPDLPSVWGVPRPSAAQTSLLIASALTSETFAPSLAPRSPVDQGIVTGLSVASHYLVAVAAQDVLSGVAQQLVDSTFLADATWLPREHRARTLQVAVDLLAVPAGSGLALLLPADPRESTAQALARFAGCRIALSGGAGAALNLGHAGATALDRTLGLDRTLARVPLSVPLGAAVAYVVERNRSHQHLPTPDLESVSSNSRLVSVAVAGGVVVGLSGFAAAESLLARRLGRLLHSVLPGTPWFWQVCARAVSLGAVTGSVVVVWDRAMQRIEAATLSDDARSVGLDPAVITRPTVSGSGQSLVPWDSLGREGRRHVLSRVPTAPADPAAGSRPGLGTLSATEPVPDLSIETVMRRPAAAEPVQVYVGLDSAPTARERVDLALAEMEQLGAFDRSLLVLVSPTGTGYVNYVALAALQYLTLGDVATVTMQYSKRPSPLSLTKVKVAREQNRRLWMRILVRLREIPEERRPRVVVFGESLGAHTSQDVFLDWGTIGPSALGIDRALWVGTPHTSGWMHEVSDPDRLEVDADTVAVVNDYLELVDLGPERRAALRYVLVNHDDDGVTKMGPDIALTRPAWLTAPARAPRPVPAGTDVPVSPRGTPPWVRWRPVTTFFQTLVDMKNAQAPGPYRAQAHDYRPDLVRFVSEVYGLPASDEELRRLDVVLERREELRETLIADAEERRRAGHDGAGV is encoded by the coding sequence GTGGCCGCACCGGACCCCGACCTGCCCAGCGTCTGGGGCGTCCCGCGCCCGAGCGCAGCCCAGACCAGCCTGCTCATCGCCTCCGCGCTGACGTCGGAGACCTTCGCCCCGTCGCTCGCCCCGCGCAGCCCCGTGGACCAGGGCATCGTCACCGGGCTCTCCGTCGCCTCGCACTACCTCGTGGCCGTCGCAGCGCAGGACGTCCTGTCGGGCGTCGCCCAGCAGCTCGTCGACTCGACGTTCCTCGCCGACGCGACGTGGCTCCCCCGCGAGCACCGCGCCCGCACCCTCCAGGTGGCCGTCGACCTGCTCGCTGTCCCCGCCGGCAGCGGGCTCGCGCTGCTGCTGCCCGCCGACCCGCGCGAGAGCACCGCCCAGGCGCTCGCCCGCTTCGCCGGGTGCAGGATCGCCCTCTCGGGAGGAGCAGGCGCTGCGCTGAACCTCGGCCACGCGGGGGCGACCGCGCTCGACCGCACCCTCGGTCTCGACAGGACCCTCGCCCGGGTCCCCCTGTCGGTCCCCCTCGGGGCGGCGGTCGCCTACGTCGTCGAGCGCAACAGGTCGCACCAGCACCTCCCCACGCCCGACCTCGAGTCCGTGAGCTCCAACTCCCGGCTCGTGTCCGTGGCGGTCGCCGGTGGTGTGGTCGTGGGCCTCAGCGGCTTCGCGGCCGCCGAGAGCCTGCTCGCCCGGCGCCTCGGCAGGCTGCTGCACAGCGTCCTGCCCGGCACCCCGTGGTTCTGGCAGGTGTGCGCACGCGCCGTGAGCCTCGGGGCGGTCACCGGCTCGGTCGTGGTCGTGTGGGACCGGGCGATGCAGCGCATCGAGGCGGCGACGCTCTCCGACGACGCCCGGTCCGTCGGTCTCGACCCGGCGGTCATCACCCGACCCACGGTCAGCGGCTCCGGCCAGAGCCTCGTGCCCTGGGACTCGCTCGGGCGCGAGGGCCGACGGCACGTGCTGTCCCGGGTCCCCACGGCACCGGCCGACCCGGCCGCAGGCTCGCGCCCCGGCCTGGGCACGCTCTCCGCGACCGAGCCGGTCCCCGACCTCTCGATCGAGACCGTGATGCGCAGGCCCGCGGCCGCCGAGCCGGTCCAGGTGTACGTCGGGCTCGACAGCGCCCCGACGGCCCGCGAGCGGGTCGACCTCGCGCTCGCCGAGATGGAGCAGCTCGGCGCCTTCGACCGGTCGCTGCTCGTGCTCGTCTCGCCGACCGGCACCGGGTACGTCAACTACGTGGCGCTCGCCGCGCTCCAGTACCTGACCCTCGGCGACGTCGCGACCGTGACGATGCAGTACTCCAAGCGCCCCTCCCCGCTCTCCCTCACCAAGGTGAAGGTCGCGCGCGAGCAGAACCGGCGGCTCTGGATGCGGATCCTCGTGCGGCTCCGCGAGATCCCGGAGGAGCGGCGCCCGCGGGTGGTCGTCTTCGGCGAGAGCCTCGGTGCGCACACCAGCCAGGACGTGTTCCTCGACTGGGGCACCATCGGGCCGTCGGCCCTCGGGATCGACCGTGCCCTGTGGGTCGGCACGCCGCACACGAGCGGGTGGATGCACGAGGTGTCCGACCCGGACCGCCTCGAGGTGGACGCGGACACCGTCGCCGTGGTCAACGACTACCTCGAGCTGGTGGACCTCGGGCCGGAGCGCCGGGCGGCGCTGCGGTACGTGCTGGTCAACCACGACGACGACGGCGTCACCAAGATGGGCCCGGACATCGCGCTCACCCGGCCCGCGTGGCTCACCGCCCCCGCCCGGGCCCCGCGGCCGGTCCCTGCCGGGACCGACGTGCCCGTCAGCCCGCGCGGCACGCCGCCGTGGGTCCGCTGGCGGCCGGTCACGACGTTCTTCCAGACCCTCGTCGACATGAAGAACGCGCAGGCCCCGGGCCCCTACCGGGCGCAGGCGCACGACTACCGCCCCGACCTCGTGCGGTTCGTCAGCGAGGTCTACGGCCTGCCGGCCTCGGACGAGGAGCTGCGCCGCCTGGACGTGGTGCTCGAGCGGCGCGAGGAGCTCCGGGAGACCCTCATCGCCGACGCGGAGGAGCGTCGACGCGCAGGCCACGACGGGGCGGGCGTCTAG
- a CDS encoding MetQ/NlpA family ABC transporter substrate-binding protein, with the protein MSRSTRTARTLGAASLVAALTLGLAACSSDDASSDAAKGDESNPVVIGVVNAAADDQWSVFEEQAEAEGIYVEIKDLGSYDLPNAALTSEELDLNQFQHLQYLAEYNTNTGEDLTPIGATAVYPLSLYSSKYTSVDEIPAGAEIAIPNDPTNLARALLVLQDAGLLELKDGGSSVSTELDVLPSSTVTVTPVDATQTAVNLDSIDGAVVNNDFIKDAGLAAEDALYQDSAEAEGARPYINVWVSRAADKDDETFLKLVEISHSPEVEAALLEASGDSAVIADQDGPTLQGYLDEIQANLQG; encoded by the coding sequence ATGTCTCGCTCCACCCGTACGGCCCGCACCCTCGGCGCCGCCAGCCTCGTCGCAGCTCTTACCCTGGGCCTCGCCGCGTGCTCCTCGGACGACGCCTCGTCCGACGCCGCCAAGGGCGACGAGTCCAACCCCGTGGTCATCGGTGTCGTCAACGCCGCAGCCGACGACCAGTGGTCCGTCTTCGAGGAGCAGGCCGAGGCCGAGGGCATCTACGTCGAGATCAAGGACCTCGGCAGCTACGACCTCCCCAACGCCGCGCTCACCTCCGAGGAGCTGGACCTCAACCAGTTCCAGCACCTGCAGTACCTCGCGGAGTACAACACCAACACCGGTGAGGACCTCACGCCCATCGGCGCGACGGCCGTCTACCCGCTGAGCCTCTACTCCTCGAAGTACACCTCGGTCGACGAGATCCCGGCCGGCGCCGAGATCGCCATCCCGAACGACCCGACCAACCTGGCCCGCGCGCTCCTCGTTCTGCAGGACGCCGGGCTGCTCGAGCTCAAGGACGGCGGCTCCTCCGTGTCCACCGAGCTCGACGTGCTGCCGTCGTCGACCGTCACCGTGACCCCGGTCGACGCCACGCAGACCGCGGTGAACCTCGACAGCATCGACGGTGCGGTCGTCAACAACGACTTCATCAAGGACGCCGGCCTCGCCGCCGAGGACGCGCTCTACCAGGACTCGGCCGAGGCCGAGGGCGCCCGCCCCTACATCAACGTGTGGGTCTCCCGCGCGGCTGACAAGGACGACGAGACCTTCCTCAAGCTCGTCGAGATCTCGCACTCCCCCGAGGTCGAGGCAGCGCTCCTCGAGGCGTCCGGCGACAGCGCCGTGATCGCCGACCAGGACGGCCCGACGCTCCAGGGCTACCTCGACGAGATCCAGGCGAACCTCCAGGGCTGA
- a CDS encoding type II toxin-antitoxin system VapB family antitoxin, protein MIFKGVGDGRPYPDHGLVSTKDWAAVAPRQVRLEDLVTTKRELNLDNLLAEDSTFYGDLFAHVVQYKGIMYLEDGLHRAVRAALQQRALLHARVLVLD, encoded by the coding sequence ATGATCTTCAAAGGTGTGGGAGACGGCCGCCCCTACCCGGACCACGGGCTGGTGAGCACCAAGGACTGGGCGGCGGTGGCGCCTCGCCAGGTGCGGCTCGAGGACCTCGTGACGACCAAGCGCGAGCTGAACCTCGACAACCTCCTCGCAGAAGACTCCACGTTCTACGGCGACCTGTTCGCCCACGTCGTCCAGTACAAGGGCATCATGTACCTCGAGGACGGCCTGCACCGTGCGGTGCGCGCCGCCCTCCAGCAACGTGCGCTGCTGCACGCCCGTGTCCTGGTCCTGGACTGA
- a CDS encoding uracil-xanthine permease family protein, translating into MSFGWTIHGDGKHMGPQDVVAPGERLAWPLTISIGLQHIVAMFGATFLVPILTGFSPATTLFFSAIGTVLFLLITGNRLPSYLGSSFAFIAPIGAATASGGQSVAVGGILVTGLALAVVGVVVHFAGARWINALMPPVVNGTIVALIGFNLAPAAKGNFEQAPVTALVTLGAIILATVLFRGILGRLAILLGVAVGYVTAVVRGEVDFSKVETASWVGLPEFTTPTFELSVLGLFLPVVLVLVAENIGHVKSVAAMTGQDLDHLAGRALFADGIATSLAGVGGGSGTTTYAENIGVMAATRVYSTAAYWVAAAGALLLSMSPKFGEAIASVPAGVLGGAATLLYGMIGMLGARIWVQNKVNFSDPVNLTTAAVALVVGIANFTWTPGDLHFEGIAIGTVTTLVVYHLMRGLARWRGTSQEAASPASAPAGVELEKD; encoded by the coding sequence GTGAGCTTTGGTTGGACCATCCACGGCGACGGCAAGCACATGGGCCCCCAGGACGTCGTCGCCCCCGGCGAGCGGCTCGCGTGGCCGCTCACCATCAGCATCGGGCTGCAGCACATCGTCGCGATGTTCGGGGCCACGTTCCTCGTCCCGATCCTCACCGGCTTCTCGCCGGCCACGACGCTGTTCTTCTCGGCTATCGGCACCGTCCTCTTCCTGCTGATCACCGGCAACCGCCTGCCGAGCTACCTCGGCTCGAGCTTCGCCTTCATCGCGCCCATCGGCGCGGCCACGGCCTCCGGCGGCCAGTCCGTCGCGGTCGGCGGCATCCTCGTCACAGGTCTCGCGCTCGCCGTCGTCGGCGTCGTCGTGCACTTCGCGGGGGCGCGCTGGATCAACGCCCTCATGCCGCCCGTGGTCAACGGCACCATCGTCGCGCTCATCGGCTTCAACCTGGCGCCCGCCGCCAAGGGGAACTTCGAGCAGGCGCCGGTCACGGCCCTCGTGACGCTCGGCGCGATCATCCTCGCGACCGTCCTGTTCCGCGGCATCCTCGGGCGCCTCGCGATCCTGCTCGGCGTCGCGGTCGGGTACGTCACGGCCGTCGTCCGCGGCGAGGTCGACTTCAGCAAGGTCGAGACGGCCTCGTGGGTCGGGCTCCCCGAGTTCACCACGCCGACCTTCGAGCTCTCCGTCCTCGGGCTGTTCCTCCCCGTGGTCCTCGTGCTCGTCGCCGAGAACATCGGCCACGTGAAGTCCGTCGCCGCCATGACCGGGCAGGACCTCGACCACCTCGCCGGGCGCGCGCTCTTCGCCGACGGCATCGCCACCAGCCTCGCCGGCGTCGGCGGAGGGTCGGGCACCACCACCTACGCCGAGAACATCGGCGTGATGGCCGCGACGCGCGTGTACTCGACGGCCGCCTACTGGGTCGCCGCGGCGGGCGCGCTGCTGCTCAGCATGTCGCCCAAGTTCGGGGAGGCCATCGCCTCGGTCCCGGCCGGCGTCCTCGGCGGTGCGGCCACCCTGCTCTACGGCATGATCGGCATGCTCGGCGCCCGCATCTGGGTGCAGAACAAGGTCAACTTCTCCGACCCCGTGAACCTCACCACCGCTGCCGTGGCGCTCGTGGTCGGCATCGCGAACTTCACGTGGACGCCGGGCGACCTGCACTTCGAGGGCATCGCCATCGGCACGGTGACCACCCTCGTGGTCTACCACCTGATGCGTGGCCTGGCCCGCTGGCGCGGGACCAGCCAGGAGGCGGCATCACCGGCATCCGCACCGGCGGGCGTCGAGCTCGAGAAGGACTGA